From Woronichinia naegeliana WA131, the proteins below share one genomic window:
- a CDS encoding HAMP domain-containing histidine kinase has translation MVKSCSFTWRSPLSDTSLIVGLFCLVLALEFSTPPDYVFGYLYIGPILWVNARLGRLATLKATAIAVFLTLLNLWLPMRSMVEPSTIADRLIAVLSLIVTGWLSEQNRHYQEVLVQKQTQLQSQEQLVSLREDFASTLTHDLKTPLLGAMETLKAFQSGQFGEVTATQQKVLATMGRSHQSSLQLLETLLDVYRNDTEGLRLNLAPVDLTALTEEVTNNLAVLAAAHQVYLNVNYGDSDFRQSLWVKGDMLQLQRVVNNLLINAINHSRRGDRIEIQLASQSAYQLVKILDSGSGIHPNELPYLFERFYQGSSDRQAKGTGLGLYLCRQIIAAHHGKIWAENRHPTGAIFAFKLPVYPNADHTVYP, from the coding sequence ATGGTAAAATCTTGTTCTTTTACTTGGCGATCGCCGCTCTCTGATACCAGTTTGATTGTGGGCTTGTTTTGCCTGGTTTTAGCCCTAGAATTTTCCACACCGCCCGATTATGTTTTTGGGTATCTTTATATCGGGCCAATTTTGTGGGTGAATGCCCGTTTAGGTCGGTTAGCTACCTTAAAAGCTACGGCGATCGCTGTCTTTTTAACCCTCTTAAATTTATGGCTACCCATGCGATCAATGGTCGAACCTTCAACGATCGCTGATCGCTTAATTGCTGTTTTATCACTAATCGTAACGGGTTGGCTCAGTGAACAAAATCGCCACTATCAGGAAGTGTTAGTCCAGAAACAAACGCAACTTCAATCCCAGGAACAATTAGTCAGCCTTCGAGAAGATTTTGCTTCTACCCTCACCCACGATCTTAAAACCCCTTTACTGGGGGCAATGGAAACCCTGAAAGCCTTTCAATCGGGTCAATTTGGCGAGGTAACAGCTACCCAACAGAAAGTATTAGCTACAATGGGGCGCAGTCATCAATCCAGTCTGCAATTACTGGAAACGCTGTTAGATGTCTATCGTAATGATACAGAAGGATTAAGGTTAAACCTGGCTCCAGTGGATTTAACGGCTTTAACAGAAGAAGTGACGAATAATTTAGCGGTGCTTGCTGCTGCCCATCAGGTTTATCTTAATGTGAATTATGGCGATTCAGATTTTCGTCAATCTCTTTGGGTTAAAGGGGATATGCTGCAACTCCAGCGTGTAGTCAATAATTTATTGATCAATGCCATTAATCATTCCCGACGCGGCGATCGCATTGAAATTCAACTGGCTTCCCAATCCGCCTATCAACTGGTCAAAATTTTAGACAGTGGTTCTGGTATTCACCCCAATGAATTACCCTATCTATTTGAACGATTTTATCAGGGCAGTAGCGATCGCCAGGCAAAAGGAACGGGTTTAGGACTTTACCTGTGTCGTCAGATCATTGCCGCCCATCACGGTAAAATTTGGGCAGAGAATCGTCATCCCACTGGAGCTATTTTTGCCTTTAAATTACCTGTTTATCCTAACGCAGATCATACTGTCTATCCCTAA
- a CDS encoding DsrE family protein produces MKRSHLIAFLFVLTTTCLGVPVLAGNNDPLFVNMTTDQDHRSTMALGFSKAQFERGHPVTIFLNDKGVLVASKNNADQFKEQQAILLTIIKKGGLVIACPSCMKKYGVTSSDLLDGIKVGTPELTGEALFQDNTKTLSW; encoded by the coding sequence ATGAAACGATCTCATTTGATTGCATTTTTATTTGTTCTTACAACAACTTGTTTAGGAGTCCCCGTTTTAGCGGGAAATAATGATCCGCTATTTGTCAATATGACAACGGATCAAGACCATCGCAGTACAATGGCTCTCGGTTTCTCTAAGGCTCAATTTGAGCGAGGGCATCCTGTTACCATTTTTCTCAATGATAAGGGGGTTCTAGTTGCTTCCAAAAACAATGCAGATCAGTTCAAGGAACAGCAAGCTATTTTGCTGACAATTATTAAAAAAGGAGGATTGGTAATCGCTTGTCCTTCTTGTATGAAAAAATATGGTGTTACCTCATCAGATCTTCTGGATGGCATTAAGGTCGGAACGCCAGAACTAACAGGAGAAGCTCTTTTTCAAGATAATACAAAAACTTTGTCTTGGTAG
- a CDS encoding response regulator transcription factor codes for MPNSIRLLLVEDDELFRLGLVVRLQQEPTLKIVAEAEDGETAVDLANRHPLDLVLLDVGLPRMSGLEACRQIKLQQPNLPILALTSRSDSTLISRLIETGIQGFCLKGIDAQTLILAIRSVVAGASWWDSQATKEIRTAFTPGIADSSSQIKHSLLTEREQEILTLMAAGNSNQDIADRLYIAPGTVRVHVHAIVNKLGVRDRTQAILLWQSKTVDSTLKTIWP; via the coding sequence ATGCCAAATTCCATCCGCCTGCTTTTAGTAGAAGATGATGAACTTTTTCGTTTAGGATTAGTGGTGCGTCTCCAACAGGAACCAACCCTTAAAATTGTGGCTGAAGCTGAGGATGGAGAAACGGCTGTTGATTTGGCTAATCGTCATCCCTTAGATTTAGTGCTATTAGATGTGGGCTTACCTCGTATGAGTGGCTTAGAAGCCTGTCGCCAGATCAAACTTCAGCAACCCAATCTTCCTATTTTAGCTCTTACTTCCCGCTCAGACTCAACCTTGATTAGTCGTCTTATTGAAACCGGAATCCAGGGTTTTTGTTTAAAAGGAATTGATGCCCAAACCCTAATCTTGGCGATTCGTTCGGTTGTGGCCGGTGCTTCTTGGTGGGATTCCCAAGCAACTAAGGAAATCCGTACCGCTTTTACTCCTGGGATCGCCGATTCATCCTCCCAGATCAAGCATTCTCTTTTAACAGAACGAGAACAAGAAATTTTAACCCTAATGGCCGCTGGAAATAGCAATCAAGACATTGCCGATCGCCTTTATATTGCCCCAGGAACAGTTCGGGTTCATGTTCATGCCATTGTCAATAAATTAGGAGTCCGCGATCGCACTCAAGCCATTTTATTGTGGCAGAGCAAGACTGTAGATTCCACACTCAAAACCATTTGGCCCTAA
- a CDS encoding lasso peptide biosynthesis B2 protein, protein MEIKLTTKKKENLSLSSDAIWIRLEDGSSRMIHLQGDCLYLSPSATSDLENCIIKKSNSNKNSSVNIVKKLASYRMLDINSKRFFTLNKIIKYFKIQFIYCVVYIIGLCNFITSINFKIKILLMFSFMFYQVFGISITIEAWQKYFGKFIESKSKINKCYTVIELSNLVINCVSNFIFPLACKERALVTFALCQQYGYNVSLFLGVQLFPFSGHCWVQHDDIILSDEPERCKSFMPVRSYDNSKINFYYENGVV, encoded by the coding sequence ATGGAAATAAAATTAACCACAAAAAAAAAGGAAAATTTATCATTATCCTCGGATGCTATATGGATTAGACTTGAAGATGGATCTTCCCGAATGATTCATCTTCAGGGAGATTGTCTTTATTTAAGTCCATCTGCTACTTCAGATTTAGAAAATTGTATTATCAAGAAAAGCAATAGCAATAAAAACTCGTCAGTTAATATTGTAAAAAAATTAGCTTCTTACAGAATGCTAGATATTAATTCTAAAAGATTTTTTACCTTAAACAAAATAATTAAATATTTTAAAATACAATTTATTTATTGTGTTGTTTACATAATAGGATTATGTAATTTTATTACTAGCATTAATTTTAAAATAAAAATACTTTTAATGTTTTCATTTATGTTTTATCAAGTATTTGGTATTTCTATAACAATCGAAGCTTGGCAAAAATATTTTGGAAAATTTATTGAATCAAAATCAAAAATAAATAAATGTTATACAGTTATTGAGTTAAGTAATCTGGTTATAAATTGTGTCAGTAATTTTATATTTCCTTTAGCCTGTAAAGAACGTGCATTAGTCACATTTGCTCTTTGTCAACAATATGGATATAATGTATCATTATTTCTTGGAGTACAATTATTTCCATTTTCTGGTCATTGTTGGGTACAGCATGATGACATTATTTTAAGCGATGAACCAGAACGATGTAAATCTTTTATGCCTGTTAGATCCTATGATAATAGTAAAATAAATTTTTATTATGAAAATGGAGTTGTATGA
- a CDS encoding asparagine synthase-related protein, giving the protein MYNGFHVISTEKNVDIFIHGKDKVLQDTNISFFKNNNIVICTIGRLYVEDNKISQINASKYIYIVYEKSGIDGLIKIQGDFAFALINQQSISITAMRDIIGGYPLYWYTNGEQIILTTNLSVILRKFGKQRVNNEYIADFLSLPHCGFAEVPTDKTIFENVNRILPNQIFRSHKKNIEIIKKPSPFSDFVMQDIPSKGALESGSYIYKLGEEVTEILTNSIKLRAFGITASHLSGGYDSTGISLLSRKILKTNILTISQVYPFFQGLKREIEFINSVFEEYQDIFSYCYLLADKFKDFSNLDSTPILEEPSPCITSWKIREVTLKLLQSNNINTLFMGIGGDELFNVMSTSYIESLLAEKKISFAWAEAKKFGLLKARTGLLIFLESLSLFLSSRSRLWHQLLLTPIPWLNKEFAETYSISLRCYRMLKVNYWSSDSNQQYRILNTFVGQAGHVLRWKFAQSGSTHVTFPFLDLNLIRYSMTIPDYFRVNRGQEKPILAAAFKDILPKKIINRRTRGSFLELVLRGINENYELIKTIILDSDSHNFISPSKMVQYLDNIYHGKTVSMDLIDKFCLTLAILIWYDRTSVMYSEALSQVDFLVFPNSLE; this is encoded by the coding sequence ATGTACAATGGATTTCATGTTATTTCAACAGAAAAAAATGTAGATATTTTTATACATGGAAAAGATAAAGTTTTACAAGATACTAATATTTCCTTCTTTAAAAATAATAATATAGTAATTTGCACCATAGGTCGATTATATGTGGAAGATAATAAAATTAGTCAGATTAATGCATCAAAATATATATATATTGTTTACGAAAAATCTGGAATTGATGGCTTGATAAAAATTCAGGGTGACTTTGCATTTGCCTTGATTAATCAGCAATCCATTTCAATTACTGCTATGAGAGATATAATTGGTGGTTATCCCTTATATTGGTATACCAATGGAGAACAAATAATTCTCACCACCAATCTTTCTGTGATTCTTCGCAAATTTGGCAAGCAAAGGGTTAATAATGAGTATATTGCAGACTTTCTAAGCCTACCTCATTGCGGTTTTGCTGAAGTTCCAACAGACAAAACAATTTTTGAAAATGTGAATAGAATACTTCCTAATCAGATATTTCGTAGTCACAAAAAGAATATTGAAATTATCAAAAAACCGTCACCATTTTCTGATTTTGTTATGCAAGATATCCCTTCAAAAGGAGCATTAGAAAGTGGTTCTTATATTTATAAATTAGGTGAAGAAGTAACAGAAATCCTCACCAATTCGATAAAACTACGAGCATTTGGAATAACGGCTTCTCATTTATCGGGAGGCTACGATTCCACAGGAATAAGTTTATTATCTAGAAAAATCCTTAAAACAAATATCTTGACTATTTCACAAGTTTATCCTTTTTTTCAAGGACTAAAAAGGGAAATTGAGTTCATTAACTCAGTTTTTGAAGAATATCAAGATATATTTTCTTATTGTTACCTTTTAGCGGATAAGTTTAAAGACTTTTCAAATCTAGACTCTACACCAATACTGGAAGAACCAAGTCCATGTATAACTTCATGGAAAATCAGGGAAGTAACCCTAAAACTTTTGCAAAGCAATAATATTAATACTTTATTTATGGGAATTGGAGGGGATGAACTTTTTAATGTTATGTCAACTTCTTATATCGAATCACTACTAGCCGAAAAAAAGATATCTTTTGCTTGGGCAGAAGCTAAAAAATTTGGGTTATTAAAAGCTAGAACGGGATTATTGATTTTTTTAGAATCATTATCTTTATTTTTAAGTAGTCGCTCTAGACTTTGGCATCAATTATTATTAACTCCTATTCCGTGGCTGAACAAAGAATTTGCTGAAACCTATTCAATTAGTTTGAGATGCTATCGTATGCTTAAAGTAAATTATTGGTCAAGCGATTCAAATCAACAGTACCGTATATTAAATACTTTCGTTGGCCAAGCAGGTCATGTCTTACGTTGGAAGTTCGCTCAGTCTGGCAGTACCCATGTCACTTTTCCCTTTTTAGATCTGAACTTGATTCGTTATTCAATGACAATACCAGATTACTTTAGAGTTAATAGAGGACAAGAAAAACCAATTCTAGCAGCAGCATTTAAAGATATTTTGCCAAAGAAGATTATTAATAGACGAACAAGAGGTAGCTTTCTAGAATTAGTACTTCGAGGAATCAATGAGAATTATGAATTAATAAAAACCATTATACTCGATAGTGATAGTCATAATTTTATTAGCCCATCCAAGATGGTACAATATTTAGACAATATTTATCATGGAAAAACAGTTTCCATGGATTTAATTGATAAATTTTGCTTGACGTTGGCTATCCTTATTTGGTATGATAGAACAAGCGTTATGTACTCTGAGGCTCTATCTCAAGTAGATTTTCTTGTTTTCCCCAATTCACTGGAGTAA
- a CDS encoding nuclease: MLDSGPLGLITNPKLSTESEACAHWLQTHITSGSRTIIPEIADYEVRRELLRANKTKGIARLDELGKLIEYFPITTAAMRQAAKLWAEARQQGQPTAGDKTIDGDMILVAQAITLGVPDIVIATTNVGHLSRFIAAELWQNVAPG, encoded by the coding sequence ATGTTGGATTCAGGGCCACTTGGTCTAATCACCAATCCAAAGTTATCTACTGAAAGTGAAGCTTGCGCCCATTGGCTCCAAACTCACATCACATCAGGTAGTCGTACTATAATTCCAGAAATTGCTGATTATGAGGTTCGCCGCGAATTATTGCGAGCAAACAAGACAAAAGGTATAGCTCGTCTAGATGAGTTAGGCAAGTTGATCGAGTATTTCCCAATTACAACGGCTGCCATGCGCCAAGCTGCAAAACTTTGGGCAGAAGCTCGTCAACAAGGGCAACCAACAGCAGGTGATAAAACAATTGACGGTGACATGATTTTGGTGGCACAAGCTATAACTCTTGGAGTTCCAGATATTGTAATTGCGACAACGAATGTAGGGCATCTATCGAGATTTATTGCAGCCGAGTTATGGCAAAACGTTGCCCCAGGTTAG
- a CDS encoding Uma2 family endonuclease, whose product MVIATTKSGNIPLLENGDRLSRSEFERRYQAMPNHQKAELIAGIVYVASPLRITQHGNPHARIMTWLGSYWAATPGVELGDNSTVQLDQYNEPQPDALLRIQTGGQSTVNNDGYVEGAPELIVEIAASTVSLDLHQKLEVYQLHQVQEYLVWRVEDEQLDWFQLKQGKYLKLQPDTEGILYSQMFPGLWLDQNALLTGNLAKVLRVLQKGLASGEHQSFVEKLNSSKL is encoded by the coding sequence ATGGTGATAGCAACAACAAAATCGGGAAATATTCCTCTCCTTGAAAATGGCGATCGTCTAAGCCGTAGTGAATTTGAACGCCGTTACCAGGCCATGCCAAACCATCAAAAAGCGGAATTAATAGCAGGAATTGTTTATGTAGCTTCTCCTCTGCGAATTACCCAACATGGTAATCCCCACGCTCGGATAATGACCTGGCTAGGCAGTTATTGGGCGGCTACGCCAGGCGTTGAATTAGGAGATAATTCCACTGTTCAACTCGATCAATATAACGAACCTCAACCCGACGCATTATTAAGAATTCAAACGGGAGGACAATCAACGGTTAATAATGATGGCTATGTTGAAGGTGCGCCCGAATTAATTGTGGAAATTGCAGCCAGCACGGTTTCTTTGGATTTACATCAGAAATTAGAGGTTTATCAACTTCATCAAGTGCAAGAATATTTGGTCTGGCGAGTTGAAGATGAGCAGTTAGATTGGTTTCAATTAAAACAAGGAAAATATCTTAAATTGCAACCTGATACAGAGGGAATTTTGTATTCTCAGATGTTTCCTGGTTTATGGTTAGATCAAAATGCGTTATTAACAGGGAATTTAGCAAAAGTTCTTCGGGTTTTACAGAAAGGTTTAGCATCAGGGGAACATCAAAGCTTTGTAGAGAAGCTCAATTCCTCCAAATTATAA
- a CDS encoding IS110 family transposase has protein sequence METQVASQWVGIDVSKAKLDIALRPANKVLQVTNQESGWQELSEQLKKYKIELIIIESTGGMERGVAHKLQKEEFKVAVINPKRARDFAKASGRLAKTDKIDAEVLAHFGEALQPSPKPLASESQVALSDLVNRRSQLVEMLNSEQKRAHSVRSSTAKADIETNIQWLKQRIKGMDEQIDQLRQDNEESKKQYELLTSVPGVGRVTAVTLLSMLPELGELPLKKLSSLVGIAPMNCDSGQMRGKRRIIGGRARVRAVLYMSALVAIQHNPVIKAFYQKLLQAGKAKKVALIACAHKLLGFLHAIVKSQKPWRCPENIETKEEKLQAC, from the coding sequence ATGGAAACTCAAGTAGCAAGCCAATGGGTTGGTATAGACGTCAGCAAAGCCAAGTTGGACATAGCTTTACGTCCAGCGAATAAGGTTTTGCAAGTAACCAATCAAGAGTCAGGCTGGCAGGAATTAAGCGAACAACTCAAAAAATACAAAATTGAGTTAATCATCATCGAATCAACAGGAGGAATGGAAAGAGGAGTGGCTCACAAGCTGCAAAAAGAGGAATTCAAGGTAGCAGTGATTAATCCCAAAAGAGCCAGAGATTTTGCCAAGGCATCAGGTCGTCTAGCGAAAACGGACAAAATAGATGCCGAGGTATTAGCCCATTTTGGAGAAGCCTTGCAACCAAGCCCAAAACCGTTAGCATCAGAATCTCAAGTAGCTTTATCCGATTTGGTCAATCGTCGTAGTCAGTTAGTGGAAATGCTAAACAGTGAACAAAAACGAGCGCACAGTGTTCGTAGTAGCACGGCGAAAGCTGACATTGAGACTAATATTCAATGGCTCAAACAAAGGATAAAAGGAATGGATGAGCAGATAGACCAACTGCGGCAAGACAACGAAGAGAGTAAAAAGCAGTATGAGCTATTAACCAGTGTACCTGGAGTGGGCAGAGTAACGGCCGTGACCTTGCTATCAATGTTGCCAGAATTAGGAGAGCTACCATTGAAGAAACTGTCGAGTCTAGTGGGAATTGCTCCCATGAACTGTGACAGTGGGCAAATGCGAGGAAAACGACGTATTATCGGTGGACGAGCAAGGGTGCGTGCCGTGCTGTATATGTCAGCCCTAGTGGCAATACAACACAATCCGGTAATTAAGGCGTTTTATCAAAAATTGCTCCAGGCAGGTAAGGCCAAAAAAGTAGCTTTAATTGCCTGTGCTCATAAGCTATTGGGATTTCTTCATGCTATAGTCAAGAGTCAAAAACCTTGGCGATGTCCTGAAAATATAGAGACAAAGGAGGAAAAACTGCAAGCGTGCTAA
- a CDS encoding GNAT family N-acetyltransferase, which yields MVYTIRLITDADLPLVNHWAQQEGFCPGVGDTGIYYNTDRTGVWVGVLDHQPIGCIAGIRYDQSYGFVGMFIVDPAFRGRGYGVALWQKAMEYLQEVACVGLEAALERVENYASWGFKPAYYTRRYGLPSAYRHACLRPTTALDLPLGFQILSGAEVPEEIVQIYDARHEVTPRPLFLHEWLQHPEGTVKVVLDETGSCRGYGRIRPCLLPNDTTPNGWRLGPLLADQPELAGALLDLLLSDRQGPVLIDVPEINRAATSLLEERGFELQLFNLRMYKGDPPTLSLKDIYGLACLELG from the coding sequence ATGGTTTACACAATTCGTCTGATCACGGATGCTGACTTACCCCTGGTCAATCATTGGGCCCAACAAGAAGGGTTCTGTCCAGGCGTAGGAGATACGGGAATTTACTATAATACTGATCGCACAGGGGTTTGGGTCGGCGTTCTCGATCATCAACCAATTGGTTGTATTGCCGGTATTCGTTACGATCAAAGTTATGGCTTCGTGGGGATGTTTATTGTTGATCCTGCTTTTCGAGGACGGGGCTATGGTGTGGCTCTATGGCAAAAAGCGATGGAATATTTACAAGAAGTTGCCTGTGTGGGACTAGAAGCCGCTCTAGAACGGGTAGAGAACTATGCCAGTTGGGGCTTTAAACCCGCTTACTATACTCGTCGCTATGGCTTACCATCGGCCTACCGTCATGCTTGCCTCAGACCGACAACCGCGTTAGATTTGCCCTTGGGTTTTCAAATTTTGTCAGGGGCTGAGGTACCAGAGGAGATTGTGCAGATCTATGATGCGCGTCACGAAGTCACCCCCCGTCCCTTGTTTTTGCACGAATGGTTACAGCATCCTGAAGGAACGGTAAAAGTGGTACTGGATGAAACGGGTTCCTGCCGAGGCTATGGACGCATTCGACCTTGTTTACTCCCTAACGATACCACTCCAAACGGTTGGCGACTGGGGCCATTATTGGCGGATCAGCCTGAATTAGCCGGTGCGTTGTTGGATTTACTGTTGAGCGATCGCCAGGGGCCAGTCTTAATTGATGTACCAGAGATTAATCGAGCCGCGACCTCTTTATTAGAAGAACGGGGTTTTGAACTCCAGTTATTTAACCTGCGTATGTACAAGGGAGATCCGCCCACTCTCTCCCTCAAAGATATTTATGGGCTGGCCTGTTTGGAATTGGGTTGA
- a CDS encoding DUF3153 domain-containing protein: MMHLKKRLFAWFMPLLLLLSLGLGGCVRYDLGINFTEQHYGEIIQHIQLSQQLTTLSQSEADKWLASLESRAKALRGYSQRVSDQELVVTIPFGSGQELVDKFNTFFNPKPPQGAGKIKDDQLDLLQLKAEMAIQQSNWFFVDQNRLRLSVDLRALGVLSNQGNIIVSPGSLIDLDFSLNTPFLVRNGVNEDALSPEATSTHSQLLWKLKPGQVNVLEAVFWVPSYLAIAGVGVIALSLAGFYLKYKRWPGVLPQAIAE; this comes from the coding sequence ATGATGCACCTTAAAAAGCGTCTCTTTGCCTGGTTTATGCCGCTCTTGCTTCTCTTATCCCTTGGCTTAGGGGGTTGTGTTCGCTACGATCTGGGGATTAACTTTACCGAACAGCATTATGGTGAAATTATCCAACATATTCAACTGAGTCAGCAGTTAACTACACTGAGCCAATCTGAAGCAGATAAATGGTTAGCTAGTTTGGAAAGTCGCGCTAAAGCCTTACGGGGTTATAGCCAACGGGTCTCTGATCAGGAATTGGTCGTTACGATTCCTTTTGGTAGTGGTCAAGAATTAGTTGATAAGTTTAATACTTTTTTTAATCCTAAACCACCCCAAGGGGCCGGTAAAATCAAAGATGATCAGCTAGACCTATTGCAACTGAAAGCTGAGATGGCGATTCAACAGAGTAATTGGTTTTTTGTGGATCAAAATCGGCTACGGTTATCGGTAGATCTCCGCGCTCTGGGGGTTCTTTCTAATCAGGGCAATATTATTGTGAGTCCAGGGTCATTGATTGACCTTGATTTCTCTTTAAACACACCTTTTTTAGTGCGAAATGGGGTTAATGAGGATGCTCTCAGTCCTGAAGCAACTTCTACCCATTCTCAATTGCTTTGGAAACTCAAACCAGGTCAGGTTAATGTCTTAGAAGCTGTTTTTTGGGTTCCCAGTTATCTAGCGATCGCGGGTGTGGGAGTTATTGCCCTTTCCCTTGCTGGTTTTTATCTTAAATACAAACGTTGGCCCGGTGTCTTGCCCCAGGCGATCGCCGAGTAA
- a CDS encoding ribonuclease R, giving the protein METLQIILDTLERLGILEKERGKYRRLVTENLVEAKLRCSSKGFCFAIQDEEDADDIYVRETHLSNAWNGDRVLVKIIKDATRRRSPEGEVALILERANPSLLAQVKKVEQNFRAIPLDDRLLFQLNLQENGLDLEQAVDHLVHVAVLRYAIGEQPPLGKVTKVLGSDAEAAADTDIVCCKHDLPSYWSEEAFKEADNLPMGLEQNELKTRQDLRSLKTFTLIDEIERDHLPFIETAFSLEKTQRHWRLGVHISDVDHYIQPESLLDKLAKKRGTAVYLGDKVCPLFPEAVTRRCSLLMGEERLALSVFLTLDTMGQVLAFEYQASVIQVDQQFTFSQVQALLAEPENMPSDLADFAEPLNQLFFTLSPLVQAQRLQRGSFSLQSDTPIAFLDEGRMGAVLISNALPIRAFLTELLILVGKAVADHLAALDLPALYCTQSQPDWEELTDLLKLATNLGLEVPINLEADVTPQDFQRLSQSFSKTACIRILNHLLEGSLASAKYSSHPTAHFGLAYGDGYAHCVSPGQRYADLLIQRVLKLVLTEGRDRRTKQMKTGINLASSDCYGQISWNILPPPLQESLTEEFHHLVPHLNEREKTAEDAEKDLIGLKKAEKMKERTGQVFRGLITGVQSYGFFVEIEDLLVEGLVHVSSLKDDWYEYRARHSCLVGRKNRTAYRLGNEVDVQVKSVDYYRQQIDLVTVGGGAAISGEDWEEE; this is encoded by the coding sequence ATGGAAACCCTACAAATTATCCTCGATACCCTAGAAAGACTAGGGATTTTAGAAAAGGAACGGGGGAAATATCGACGGTTAGTGACTGAGAATCTCGTCGAAGCAAAATTACGCTGTTCGAGTAAGGGCTTTTGTTTTGCCATTCAGGATGAAGAGGATGCGGATGATATTTATGTCCGAGAAACCCATCTGAGTAATGCCTGGAACGGCGATCGCGTTTTAGTCAAAATCATTAAAGACGCTACCCGACGACGCTCTCCTGAAGGTGAAGTCGCTTTAATTCTGGAACGAGCCAATCCTTCTCTGCTGGCCCAAGTTAAAAAGGTCGAACAGAACTTTCGGGCTATTCCTCTCGATGATCGCCTTTTGTTTCAATTAAATCTCCAGGAAAATGGTCTGGATCTGGAACAAGCCGTTGATCATTTGGTTCATGTTGCCGTACTTCGTTATGCGATCGGAGAACAGCCACCTCTGGGTAAAGTCACCAAAGTCCTGGGCAGTGATGCCGAAGCGGCTGCCGACACTGATATTGTCTGTTGCAAACATGATCTACCGAGTTATTGGAGCGAAGAAGCCTTCAAGGAAGCCGATAACTTACCAATGGGTCTAGAACAGAATGAATTAAAAACCCGTCAGGATCTACGTTCTCTCAAAACCTTTACTCTCATTGATGAGATCGAGCGGGATCATCTTCCCTTTATCGAAACGGCTTTCAGTCTGGAAAAAACACAACGGCACTGGCGATTGGGCGTTCATATTAGTGATGTCGATCACTACATTCAACCAGAGAGTCTGCTCGATAAATTGGCCAAAAAACGTGGCACTGCTGTTTACCTGGGTGATAAGGTCTGTCCCCTTTTCCCGGAAGCCGTTACCCGTCGTTGTTCTTTACTGATGGGTGAAGAACGTCTGGCTCTTTCAGTCTTTTTAACCCTGGATACGATGGGACAGGTTTTAGCGTTTGAATATCAAGCCAGTGTCATTCAAGTGGATCAACAATTCACCTTTTCCCAGGTACAAGCTCTGCTGGCGGAACCGGAAAATATGCCTTCCGACCTGGCCGATTTTGCCGAGCCGTTAAATCAACTCTTTTTTACCCTTAGTCCTTTAGTCCAAGCTCAACGGTTACAACGCGGTAGTTTTTCTTTGCAGTCCGATACCCCGATCGCCTTTTTAGATGAAGGACGTATGGGCGCGGTGTTGATCTCTAATGCCTTACCAATCCGTGCTTTTTTGACGGAACTGTTAATTTTAGTGGGGAAAGCGGTGGCGGATCACCTAGCGGCCTTGGATTTGCCAGCCTTGTATTGTACTCAGTCCCAACCCGATTGGGAGGAATTAACCGATCTCTTAAAACTAGCCACTAATCTAGGCTTGGAAGTTCCCATTAATTTGGAAGCAGATGTCACTCCCCAGGATTTCCAACGCTTAAGTCAGTCCTTTTCTAAAACTGCCTGCATCCGTATTTTAAATCATTTGCTGGAAGGGTCTTTAGCCTCGGCAAAATATAGCAGTCATCCCACTGCCCATTTTGGTTTGGCCTATGGGGATGGTTATGCCCACTGCGTTTCTCCTGGTCAACGATATGCTGATTTACTAATACAACGGGTCTTAAAATTAGTGCTTACGGAAGGCCGCGATCGCCGCACCAAACAAATGAAAACCGGCATCAATTTAGCCAGTAGCGACTGTTATGGCCAAATTAGCTGGAATATCTTACCTCCCCCTCTTCAAGAAAGCCTCACCGAAGAATTTCACCACCTGGTTCCCCATCTCAATGAACGAGAAAAAACCGCAGAGGATGCGGAAAAAGATTTAATTGGCTTGAAAAAAGCCGAAAAAATGAAAGAACGAACCGGCCAAGTGTTCCGAGGCTTAATTACGGGAGTGCAGTCCTACGGCTTTTTTGTGGAAATCGAAGATCTCTTAGTGGAAGGTTTGGTTCACGTTAGTTCCCTCAAGGATGATTGGTACGAGTATCGGGCCCGTCATAGTTGTCTGGTCGGTCGCAAAAATCGCACTGCCTACCGATTAGGCAATGAAGTCGATGTTCAAGTTAAGAGCGTGGACTACTATCGTCAACAAATTGATCTGGTCACTGTTGGCGGCGGGGCTGCTATTAGTGGTGAAGATTGGGAAGAGGAATAA